CTGCAGTTGCTCAATGGCTTTTGATCAAAAGCTCAAGAAAAGGCTGAAGCTTTCATCTCTCAAATCTAATTCTTCTTACAAAGGAAGCAGTAGATCCAGTACTCGCcgaagtgatgatgatgatgacacaACCCCTCGGAATAGTAGTAAAACTAAGTTTTCgtatgtgaagaagaagagggtcTACGCCACTAAGGCTGAGCTCACTGAGCATCATAACCATGTGAACGAAGTTCCACGTACGATGTGGGCTGCTTCAAAGACAAAGCAAAGGTCTAGTTCTAGTTTTAAGACCACTAATGATGCTGCAAAAGCGGCTAGAGGGATGTTGAAAACGAAGTCACCGAGGGGAGATGATGGAACTCGAAAGCAAACTTATCGGAAGAGAGATGATTTGGAGAAAAATGGGGATGTGAGCCGAAGGAAAAGCTCTGATGTGCGTTCTTATAAGGCTAAGAAGCAGGCATTTGCAGATAAGAAAGTGTTGGACGATGGTTTAGATAGTCAGGAGGATCAGCCAAGGAAGAGAAAGAGGATACGTCTTGATCCCTATGATACCTCGAATAAGAGAATAGATGATGATGTCGTTCTTGATGGTTAGTTAGCTCTTTGTGCTTCTTCACTAGAATCAGTTTCACTTGGTGAATCTCCTAACTTGCTGTTTCTTTATCCTTTTTTCAGTAAGccataaagaaaagaagaagaacgataaagagaagaagagtgtAGAAATGTCGCAAAATGCACAGTTTCGTGCAATTCAGCCTAGTCAGTCGATCCTTTCCTATGTGGAAGAAAATGTAATTTACAGGTTTTTTGTGGTATCTTACATAATATTCATATACATATTCATTACCTGGCTTGTAACATACATTTTAACGGCAGCTGCTGGGACGTAGACGCTTGACTGAGCTAAAGAAGGCTGGCTACAACACAGAGCTTCCTGCTCCCTTAGATAATATCTCTCAGTCTACCAGCACTGAGAGAGAGCGTATAGAAGAAAGTGTATGTTCATATTCCTCATGCTCTGTCTCTAAGACCTAAAGAGTATAGATTGCCTTGCTAGCTTTCTAAGCTAATGTTGTGATTGCATATTTGCAGCTCTTTAGGAATAAACTGGAGTTCTTTGCTGCTGCAAATGTTTCATCGTCATTTCCACCTCCTGATGTGCCTGAGATTGCATTTGCAGGTAAtgtatttaaattgttattccCACCAGTACCATAGGATCATTAGGAGTATGCATGTTTAGTTACATTAGACAAGACAGAACGTTAGTAAAAGGTGGAGCTATTTGGTGTCTCAACTTTGATCAGGAAGGTCAAATGTTGGCAAATCGTCGCTGCTAAATGCTCTTACCAGACAGTGGGGTGTTGTGAGGACATCTGACAAACCAGGACTGACTCAGGTATTTCCCTCTTTCCGAGAATCACTCCCTTGTACGGCATATTTCTGTAATAACGAAGGCTTTTTGTTCACTGCAGACCATCAATTTTTTCGACCTTGGTCCGAAGGTTCGCCTTGTTGATTTACCAGGCTACGGTTTTGCCTATGCAAAAGATGAAGTTAAGGAAGCTTGGGAAGATCTTGTGAGTATCATCTGCCTCTGACTAGAATTCATTATGTTGATTTTGCGTGCTCAAGTTTGTGTGTTACTAAACAGTTCAGTGATTATAATATGTTTAACACTGATCGATGCAGGTAAAGGAATATGTCTCAACAAGAAGTAGTCTTAAACGGGTATGTCTTCTTGTTGACACCAAATGGGGCATGAAGCCAAGAGACCAGGAGCTTATTAATCTGATGGAGAGGTAAAACACTTGTTGCTGCTCTTAATCATCTCTGTTTATAAAGGCAAGTGTCCTGATAGTTGAAAACTGAATCGCAGATCGAATACAAAGTATCAGATAGTCTTAACCAAGACAGATGTTGTTTTTCCAATGGATGTGGCACGTCGAGCAATGCAAATCGAAGAGGTCTTACTTACTATGCTCTAAATGTATTATAAGGAATGGATACAAAAGACTGTTGTTTATTCTCTGCTTATactagtatttattttttcttaacaaaaatGCAGAAGTTGAAGGCAAACAGATCAATTGTCCAGCCTCTGGTATGCATTTATATGACTTAGCAAGTCTGCGATTGCATCTCTATGGCTGCACAACAAGATAAGACCTAGGAAGGAAGTGGTTTAATGTTATAATGAATTACAGATGATGGTGAGCTCAAGGTCAGGAGCTGGCATAGGAAGCTTAAGAACTGCACTTGCTAAAATTGCCAAGTTTGCAAAGTTCTAGGTTCTCAAAGCAAGAAAACAATCCTCAAAGCCAGGTCAGGCTTGTCTCTTGACGCCTCTTCATAGTTAAATAATGTTCAAACAATGTCAACTTTCGCAATAAATACTTGCGTTTGTTCAACAGAGGCAGAGAAGAACATACTTTTGATGGCAGAGGAAGTCAAAATGATAGGATAAAGAGGAAGAATGGTGAATGGTTGTGATGAAGAACCAACTAAAGTTGGTGAAAAATGTCAACAAATCACTTTGGgtttttatctatttctttaCTATCTACTTGTATGTTAAATGCATTAGCACTAAGAGAACAATTAAGCATAAAAGTGGTGTCTCACGTTCTTACAGATTAGGTTGCCAAAACCACTCACTTTTTCAGCAAATGGAATAAACTCAACTTCAAtttaataaaagataaataaacagtGATGATGTGACGATCAGCCATCTAAGAGCATGTTCATTAGTGAGACCCATTAGTGTCTCTTAAGTGGgttgtaatgatttttttattattaaaattatgataagagATTTTGTTAAGAGACAGTTAATTATTGAGGTTTATTGGTGGTATCTTAATTAAGGTTCTtaacaatttaaaaagattaaaattatttttaaacataaaattctaaacaaagattaaatttatttattaattaaaacaaagtcaaacataacattttaaacatagattttaaaatagaaacattaaaacattaaaacaaatattacataaatgaaAGATAATAATTTCAAAGCGGCATCGAATCTCAGTTGTTGTCTTGATCACTTCCGaatttacgccatatatgttcaaccaaatcaccttTTAGTTGTTCATGCgcttgtctatcacgaattctcgTTCGAACACCCATCTGGTTGGCGATATTAGtagggatatctgtagaatagGTCAGATCAACACGTGAACTTCCGCTcccttctccttgttggaaacCTGAGACATCAAAATGAGTGTAgtcatctcgttcgtcttcaacaatcatattatggagtatgatgcatgctctcataatcttcccaatcttgactttatcccaaCAAAGTGcgggatttttaacaatggcaaaccGAGCTTGCAAAACTCCGAAAGcccgctcgacatcttttcgaacagcttcttgacgttgcgcaaataaaactgctttcggCCCTTGTGGAAGTGAAAtcgattggataaaagttgcccactttggataaataccatcggtgagatagtaagccaaatggtaCTCTCTTCCGTTGACCGAAAAATTCACTAGCGGGGCTCGACCATTTATGATGTCATCAAAAAccggtgagcgatcaagaacattaatatcatttaaggtacctggaggtccaaaaaacgcatgccatatccagagatcatatgaagcaaccgcctctaaaacgattgtgggttttcccgaaccacgagaatattggCCTTTCCAAGcagtgggacaattcttccactcccaatgcatacaatcgatgcttcctatcatcccgggaaatccatgAAGCTCTCCAATATGAAGAAGACTCTGAAGATCAGCCGCTGTTGGTCTTCGCAGGTACTCATCAccgaataaatttattatggCTTCCACAAAATTTTCCACACATAACCGAGCAGTGGTTGAACCGAGCCGGAGGTATTCATCGACCGCGTCAAGCGCAGAACCATATGCCAACACACGAATAGCTGCTGTACATTTTTGAAGGGCAGAGAGACCAAGTCTTCCGGTAACGTCTTGCTTTTGACGAAAGAATCGAACTTCATTGGAGAGGCGATCTACAATACGCATGAACAGaggcttgttcattcgaaatcGCCGTCGGAATAGATTTTCAGAATATGTTGGAgtgtcactgaaataatcattccataaccgGACATGCccttcttcacgatttctttcgataaaaactcttttttttcttgtcttcctttcatcttcttgatcaccATAAACGTTGCACAAATCCTCAAAAGTTTCATCAAaagtttgatcaaaatattgattaaaatattgatcaaacGTTTGATCAATTTCATCATCGATTGATCCATCGAAATTGTGatttgaagaagaagccatgagAAATTTGTTAGAATTTAATTTGTGAAATAGCGTGTGTTGTGTTTGTGATCACAATTACACGGAAAGAAGTTTGGTATAAGAACAGAGAGAAGAGTGTGAGTAAAATGTTTGTGTTTCTGATCCTATTAATTTGTGTTTGTGATCAGAATCTAGAGAATGCAAGAAGAGAACGCTTGAGATATAAGAACAGAGAGAAGAGTGTGAGTAAAATGTTGTGTTTCTGATCCTATATAACAAGATGACCATACACTAGAGTACAACAACAACATACACATCTCgtgacacacacatacacataaAGATAAACACTTGTGACACTATagtacaacaacaacatcataCACTTGTCCTGACACACACACACTCGTGACACTAGAGTACAACAACTACTCCACTCGTGACACTTGACTTCAACACTTCCCGTGACCTTTCTCTCTTCACCTTTCTCTCATTACAATCTGCATTACAAGATTGAAGCAAAGTAAGTACTAGATCATAAACATGAAACATTAAacatcagattttttttaaacattaaacaTGAAACATGAAACAGAACAAGCAACATTCAACATGAAACAGAACAAGCAACATTCAAACATGACAATTTCGAGAACAAGACTTAAACGCCTAACCAATTTAGAACAACTCATTTATGAGCTGCTTCTTGAGGCATTCTTCATACTCCGCTAGGGGTTCCTTTTTTTCAATGAGACTCTCAAGCAGACTCATCTTAGACAACCGTTCCTTTTTGTCCATGAGACTCCCAAGCAGACTCAGTCTACTATCATCTACCACCGGCTTGTGAGAAGCTTTCTTTGCGGCCTTCACACCAATGGGACGCTTGTTCTCGGTCGCTTGAGAACTCTCAGTCTCTCCACCCTCCTtacccttcctcttcttcatggTCTCTCCGTTTTTAGCAGTGGCCAACTCGCACCACTTCTGGTCGTGCCTCAATTCCTTCCAAGCGTGTTCAAGTGTAAACCTcttgttgtagttgttgtagAATATCTGATGAGCAAGCTTCAAAACATCGTTCTCATTTTGGCCACTAGTTTTTTCTCTAGTAGCCGCTTCATAAGCTCCACAGAACTTGGAGACGAGGTCAT
This genomic stretch from Brassica napus cultivar Da-Ae chromosome C9, Da-Ae, whole genome shotgun sequence harbors:
- the LOC106435086 gene encoding glutathione S-transferase T3-like isoform X2; the protein is MDSNPSTGTSKFVELLNSQQTVSFGNFEDSVELSSSQVPLRGSVANEASNFAGDSGAERCQRRAWTPTDDVVLISSWLNTSKDPVVGNEQKSTGFWKKIAAYFAASPLVAGGREREAGHCKQRWHRINDLVSKFCGAYEAATREKTSGQNENDVLKLAHQIFYNNYNKRFTLEHAWKELRHDQKWCELATAKNGETMKKRKGKEGGETESSQATENKRPIGVKAAKKASHKPVVDDSRLSLLGSLMDKKERLSKMSLLESLIEKKEPLAEYEECLKKQLINELF
- the LOC106435086 gene encoding putative nuclease HARBI1 isoform X1, whose product is MASSSNHNFDGSIDDEIDQTFDQYFNQYFDQTFDETFEDLCNVYGDQEDERKTRKKRVFIERNREEGHVRLWNDYFSDTPTYSENLFRRRFRMNKPLFMRIVDRLSNEVRFFRQKQDVTGRLGLSALQKCTAAIRVLAYGSALDAVDEYLRLGSTTARLCVENFVEAIINLFGDEYLRRPTAADLQSLLHIGELHGFPGMIGSIDCMHWEWKNCPTAWKGQYSRGSGKPTIVLEAVASYDLWIWHAFFGPPGTLNDINVLDRSPVFDDIINGRAPLVNFSVNGREYHLAYYLTDGIYPKWATFIQSISLPQGPKAVLFAQRQEAVRKDVERAFGVLQARFAIVKNPALCWDKVKIGKIMRACIILHNMIVEDERDDYTHFDVSGFQQGEGSGSSRVDLTYSTDIPTNIANQMGVRTRIRDRQAHEQLKGDLVEHIWRKFGSDQDNN
- the LOC106435084 gene encoding uncharacterized protein LOC106435084, with amino-acid sequence MAFDQKLKKRLKLSSLKSNSSYKGSSRSSTRRSDDDDDTTPRNSSKTKFSYVKKKRVYATKAELTEHHNHVNEVPRTMWAASKTKQRSSSSFKTTNDAAKAARGMLKTKSPRGDDGTRKQTYRKRDDLEKNGDVSRRKSSDVRSYKAKKQAFADKKVLDDGLDSQEDQPRKRKRIRLDPYDTSNKRIDDDVVLDVSHKEKKKNDKEKKSVEMSQNAQFRAIQPSQSILSYVEENLLGRRRLTELKKAGYNTELPAPLDNISQSTSTERERIEESLFRNKLEFFAAANVSSSFPPPDVPEIAFAGRSNVGKSSLLNALTRQWGVVRTSDKPGLTQTINFFDLGPKVRLVDLPGYGFAYAKDEVKEAWEDLVKEYVSTRSSLKRVCLLVDTKWGMKPRDQELINLMERSNTKYQIVLTKTDVVFPMDVARRAMQIEEKLKANRSIVQPLMMVSSRSGAGIGSLRTALAKIAKFAKF